The Salvelinus alpinus chromosome 28, SLU_Salpinus.1, whole genome shotgun sequence genome includes a window with the following:
- the LOC139557975 gene encoding uncharacterized protein: MWQGLQTITNYKGKPSRELPTDTSLLDKLNAFYACFELSVHNTIVFSKHINEQRSLGLNISLYNWILDFLTGHPQVVKVSNNTSSILNILNTGATQGCVLSLFLYSLFTHDSVTSHNSNTIIKFDTTVVGLITNNNETPFRDKLKTALHHPVRCALLGFSAASTSLPQGCLWVNTANLASGGDRNHGQVEIFSLNRSTPHTVKPIQLGLPVLFLDHMMEPCPTEEEEDSDAAAKNTASSGNTICVGLQDGGIRVYFSVETATQCLLTFFHPDSCPVLCLKHSASVLFAGLGNGKVAVYTRKSGGETANQLYNHTVISYITAIFSYNQGNQLQVTKKHKNEQDGSIAMSIGQRTNTR, from the exons atgtggcagggcttgcaaactatcacgaattacaaagggaaacccagccgagaGCTTCCCACTGACACGAGCCTactagacaagctaaatgccttctatgcttgcttcgag ctcagcgtacaTAACACCATAGTGTTCTCCAAGCACATCAATGAGCAAAGGTCCCTAGGACTGAACATCTCCCtttacaactggatcctggacttcctgacgggccacccccaggtggtgaaggtaagcAACAACACATCTTCCATTCTGAacatcctcaacacgggggccactcaggggtgcgtgctaagtctgttcctgtactccctgttcacccacgacagcGTGACCTCGCACAACtctaacaccatcatcaagtttgacaCAACGGTGGTGGGCCTGATCACCAATAACAATGAGACACCCTTTAGGGacaag ctgaagACGGCCCTTCACCACCCGGTCCGTTGTGCCCTGCTGGGCTTCTCTGCAGCCAGCACATCTCTACCGCAGGGCTGTCTCTGGGTAAACACTGCAAACT TGGCCAGTGGAGGTGACCGCAACCACGGTCAAGTGGAAATCTTCTCTCTGAACCGGTCCACGCCACACACGGTCAAGCCCATCCAGCTGGGGTTGCCAGTCCTGTTTCTGGACCACATGATGGAGCCCTGTCCCACCGAAGAGGAAGAGGATTCAGACGCTGCTGCAAAGAACACAGCCAGCTCTGGCAACACCATCTGTGTAGGCCTGCAGGATGG CGGGATCCGTGTGTATTTTAGTGTGGAAACTGCCACCCAGTGCCTTCTGACCTTCTTCCACCCAGACAGTTGTCCAGTTCTGTGCCTGAAACACTCTGCCTCTGTCCTGTTCGCTGGGCTGGGGAATGGAAAAGTTGCCGTTTACACTCGGAAGAGTGGAGGTGAGACTGCGAACCAACTGTATAATCATACAGTCATATCTTATATCACAGCCATTTTCTCGTATAATCAAGGTAATCAATTACAGGTtacaaaaaaacataaaaatgAACAGGATGGGTCTATTGCAATGAGCATTGGCCAGCGTACTAACACAAGGTAA